In one window of Cellulophaga sp. HaHa_2_95 DNA:
- a CDS encoding endonuclease, whose product MKQNYLRKSPLLWILAFLMVNFVTAQIPSYYSGTNISATGESLKNNLGTLVTNTQHTVLSYTPGVWEALKQTDLDPANPNNVFLLYGYNDSDADVTNDRTRSKDNNGGGSGQWNREHTYPKSLGNPNLGTTGPGSDAHHLRATDVQFNSTRSNRPYIDSEGTAKALNNGFYPGDEWKGDVARMMMYMYIRYGDRCLPNTVGLGNSTYSPEMRDMFLEWNAEDPVSQVEINRNVLLEGIQGNRNPFIDNPAFATTIWGGPQAEDRFQNSSTDLEAPTAPTNLMAANASITGVDLSWAASTDNVAVLAYQIFNGTNFVTATSSTSFTVSGLVANTTYSFSVKAIDAAGNSSSESNTVTFTTLEDTATPPTPTGDFIAFQGYENSVNDTWTYVQSPVPCNTGGDVWDIVSNVGSITGPKSGANFFGIQDLEGNCATVDGGTLTFNAIDISNYTGVTLSFEVQVDGFDVANGDVLTYEIFHDAVSQGVVAITVGSPYSTTGWEQISQAVPDTVSSVSLQLYAKQNGGSDYAGFDDVQLQGTAVGSGSADQGLLINEIDADQESTDAFEFIELYDGGSGNTSLEGYVVVLYNGSNNLSYNTIDLSGYATDENGYFVIGSANVANVDLAAFTTNGIQNGADAVALYMADADIFSSGTALVLDETLVDAVVYGTSDGDDVELIALLNSGQAQVDENEGGNGTVNSMQRSPNGQGGARNTNLFVMNVPTPGTSNGGGDGTTDTEAPTIPAQVATTTIEATMVELSWTAATDNVGVLEYQIFEGTTLVGTTAATTFSVEGLSAATVYSFTVVAIDAAGNSSALSEILSVTTSGGGTSPTGAILITGVYDGPLTGGIPKGVELYATADIADLSSYSLGSANNGGGSDGEEFTFPAVAVAKGEFIYVATEEVEFNAFFGFNPTFTDGAMAINGDDAVELFQNGLVIDVFGAIDVDGSGQTWEFTDGWAYRNENTGPDGATFVSSNWTFSGPNALDTETTNATAGTPFPVASYTISGPAQIVINEVDVDNIGTDALEFIELYDGGTGNSSLDGLVLVLYNGSNDLSYNAIDLTGYTTNENGYFVIGSPSVANVSLEAFSTNGIQNGADAVALYAGTVADFPSGTPVLVNDALLDALVYGTDDGDDEGLLVLLNSGEAQVNEAALGDKDSQSMQRMPNGAGGVRNTSAYTTAIPSPGTANGAIIPAPATISILAARNTAEGDVVTVSGVLTVSDQLAGSAYIQDATAAIAIFDTSVHGAGNFMIGDSITLTGTRSAFNDQVQISTVTQVEHNGTPNVAITPQVITLAELGNHPAELVTILNPSFPKAGDILFGNSNYTLSDASGLGDVRIDNDVEAIVGLGQPASCSEITGVVGRFFESYQLLPRAKADMPCATAYVPLDNGVAVGKDKTFDVVAWNIEWFGDETNSPAVGNPLSDAIQKDSVLTILRKMDADVYAVEEISDDVLFGQMVSEMNGYDYVLSEAVSYPNDATGTQQKVGFIYNTATVSVVATKPLLASIHPYYNGGDDTALSDYPDTDKTRFYASGRLPFLMTADVTLAGVTKRFDIVALHARANSSSGPQSRYDMRKYDVEVLKDTLDAQFADANLIVLGDYNDDVDFTVADEVSSTVSTFNAYVQDTVNYSILTKVLSEGDYRSYVFRENMIDHITVSDELSASYIDGSVSVGYEFYDTDYTTTVSDHFPVSARFILEELQITEVVSSEINCSGEAATATVQVSGGVAPYAYAWNDGQATATATDLSSGSYSVIVTDATGTTVQDSIYIETFEPIEFTVTDTAKVFYGYEAEACATIGVTSTWGGVAPYTYSWSSGEDTESITVCPNETTLYTVTITDVNGCSVSGEISVEAADVSCGNNYRRPKVSMCKNGRTICVSARAVEILKRKGYTLGSCTPPTENPGGDMALKIYPNPFTSYAIVQQESTEKGYATYIVYDYYGRVVYKSYDKLRPGTNKSVLPLWYLRSGYYFLKTYVNGNLKSTEQIIKK is encoded by the coding sequence ATGAAACAAAATTACTTGAGAAAGAGTCCACTGCTATGGATTCTGGCATTTTTAATGGTAAACTTTGTCACGGCACAAATTCCGTCCTACTACTCAGGAACGAATATTAGTGCTACAGGCGAGAGTTTAAAAAACAATTTGGGAACACTTGTAACCAATACGCAACATACGGTATTAAGTTATACTCCAGGAGTATGGGAAGCTTTAAAGCAAACAGATCTGGACCCCGCCAACCCTAACAACGTTTTCTTACTGTACGGCTATAATGATAGCGATGCAGATGTAACTAATGACAGAACACGTTCTAAGGATAATAACGGTGGTGGGTCTGGACAATGGAATAGAGAGCATACCTATCCAAAATCATTAGGAAATCCTAATCTAGGAACAACGGGACCCGGGTCTGATGCACATCATTTACGTGCTACAGATGTACAGTTCAATTCTACAAGAAGCAACCGTCCATATATTGATTCTGAAGGTACTGCAAAAGCTTTGAATAACGGATTTTATCCTGGAGATGAATGGAAAGGAGACGTTGCTCGTATGATGATGTATATGTACATTAGATATGGCGATCGTTGTTTGCCAAATACAGTAGGATTAGGAAACTCTACCTATAGTCCTGAAATGAGAGACATGTTCTTAGAATGGAATGCAGAAGATCCTGTGTCTCAAGTAGAAATCAACAGAAATGTTCTTTTAGAGGGTATTCAAGGAAATAGAAACCCATTTATAGATAATCCTGCTTTTGCAACGACTATTTGGGGAGGACCACAAGCAGAAGATAGATTTCAAAACTCTTCTACTGATTTAGAAGCACCTACAGCACCTACTAATTTAATGGCAGCAAATGCAAGCATTACAGGCGTAGACTTAAGTTGGGCCGCTTCAACAGATAATGTAGCGGTATTGGCTTACCAGATTTTTAATGGGACTAATTTTGTAACTGCTACCAGTAGTACTTCTTTTACGGTTTCTGGCCTAGTAGCAAATACTACCTATTCTTTTTCTGTTAAGGCAATAGATGCTGCAGGAAATAGCTCATCGGAAAGCAATACAGTAACATTTACCACCTTAGAAGATACGGCAACGCCACCTACACCCACAGGAGATTTTATAGCATTTCAAGGCTATGAAAATTCTGTAAATGATACGTGGACGTATGTGCAATCTCCTGTGCCTTGTAATACGGGTGGAGATGTTTGGGATATTGTTTCTAATGTAGGATCTATAACTGGACCTAAATCAGGGGCTAATTTCTTCGGTATTCAAGATTTAGAAGGTAATTGCGCTACCGTTGATGGAGGTACCTTAACTTTTAATGCTATAGATATTAGCAATTATACGGGGGTGACACTCTCTTTTGAAGTACAGGTAGATGGTTTTGATGTTGCCAATGGCGATGTTCTTACCTATGAAATTTTTCACGATGCCGTTTCGCAAGGGGTGGTTGCTATAACAGTAGGCAGTCCTTACAGTACTACAGGTTGGGAGCAGATTTCTCAAGCAGTACCAGATACTGTTTCTAGTGTAAGCCTACAATTGTATGCAAAACAAAACGGCGGGAGTGATTATGCCGGTTTTGATGATGTGCAATTGCAAGGAACAGCCGTTGGATCAGGATCAGCTGATCAAGGACTGTTAATTAATGAAATTGATGCAGATCAAGAGAGTACCGATGCTTTTGAATTTATTGAGTTATACGACGGTGGCTCCGGAAATACAAGCTTAGAAGGGTATGTAGTTGTATTGTATAATGGGAGTAATAACCTAAGTTATAATACCATAGATTTATCAGGGTATGCTACCGATGAGAATGGATATTTTGTTATCGGAAGTGCGAATGTTGCTAATGTTGATTTAGCGGCTTTTACGACCAATGGCATACAAAACGGAGCAGATGCGGTAGCACTTTATATGGCAGATGCCGATATTTTTTCTTCCGGAACGGCGCTTGTTCTAGATGAAACGTTAGTAGATGCTGTAGTATATGGAACCAGTGATGGTGATGATGTAGAATTAATAGCTTTATTAAATTCAGGCCAAGCCCAAGTAGACGAAAACGAAGGTGGTAACGGTACAGTAAATTCTATGCAACGTAGTCCTAATGGGCAAGGTGGCGCGAGGAATACTAATTTATTTGTAATGAATGTACCTACTCCGGGTACTTCTAATGGAGGAGGAGATGGTACAACAGATACTGAAGCGCCAACAATCCCTGCGCAAGTAGCTACCACGACTATTGAAGCTACAATGGTGGAGTTGTCTTGGACTGCAGCAACAGATAATGTTGGTGTACTTGAATATCAGATTTTTGAAGGAACAACTTTGGTAGGTACTACAGCGGCAACTACATTTTCTGTAGAAGGATTAAGTGCAGCGACTGTATATTCTTTTACGGTGGTAGCTATTGACGCTGCGGGTAATAGCTCAGCACTTTCAGAAATTTTATCAGTAACCACTAGTGGAGGCGGAACATCGCCAACGGGTGCCATATTGATAACAGGTGTTTATGATGGTCCTCTTACTGGCGGAATCCCTAAGGGTGTAGAACTTTATGCCACGGCAGACATTGCTGATTTAAGTAGTTACAGCCTTGGTTCTGCAAATAATGGTGGTGGTAGTGATGGAGAAGAATTTACATTTCCAGCAGTAGCAGTAGCTAAAGGAGAATTTATATATGTAGCTACAGAAGAGGTAGAATTCAATGCTTTTTTTGGTTTTAATCCAACATTTACGGATGGTGCTATGGCCATTAATGGAGATGATGCGGTAGAGTTATTTCAAAATGGTTTGGTGATTGATGTTTTTGGAGCTATTGATGTAGATGGTTCTGGACAAACTTGGGAGTTTACAGATGGTTGGGCGTATAGAAATGAAAATACAGGACCAGATGGTGCTACATTTGTGAGTAGTAACTGGACTTTTAGTGGGCCAAATGCATTAGATACAGAAACGACAAATGCAACAGCAGGAACTCCTTTTCCAGTAGCTAGTTATACCATTTCTGGACCGGCTCAAATAGTAATCAATGAAGTAGATGTAGATAATATAGGAACAGACGCTTTAGAATTTATAGAGCTCTATGATGGTGGTACCGGAAATTCATCCTTAGACGGCTTGGTCCTTGTGCTATACAATGGTAGTAATGATTTAAGCTATAATGCTATAGACCTAACGGGCTATACGACGAATGAAAATGGATATTTCGTAATAGGTAGCCCATCTGTAGCAAATGTATCATTAGAAGCGTTCAGCACAAACGGTATTCAAAATGGCGCAGATGCAGTTGCTTTATACGCTGGTACTGTAGCCGATTTTCCAAGTGGTACACCGGTTCTTGTGAATGATGCTTTGTTAGATGCGCTGGTATATGGTACAGATGATGGTGATGATGAAGGTCTATTAGTGCTTTTAAATTCAGGAGAAGCTCAAGTGAATGAAGCTGCATTGGGAGATAAAGACAGTCAGTCTATGCAAAGAATGCCTAATGGTGCTGGTGGAGTAAGAAACACATCAGCCTATACCACAGCAATACCTTCTCCAGGAACAGCGAACGGAGCCATAATTCCGGCACCTGCAACCATATCAATTTTGGCCGCTCGTAATACCGCTGAAGGTGATGTCGTAACGGTGAGTGGTGTTTTAACGGTATCCGATCAATTAGCAGGTTCTGCTTATATCCAAGATGCTACCGCAGCCATTGCAATTTTTGATACTTCCGTACATGGAGCAGGCAATTTTATGATTGGAGATTCTATCACCCTTACCGGTACCCGTAGTGCTTTTAATGATCAAGTTCAAATTAGTACTGTAACACAAGTAGAACATAATGGAACTCCAAATGTTGCTATTACACCACAAGTAATCACTTTAGCAGAATTAGGAAATCACCCAGCGGAATTAGTAACCATTTTAAATCCATCTTTTCCTAAAGCAGGAGATATTTTATTCGGAAATTCTAATTACACCTTGTCAGACGCAAGTGGTTTAGGAGATGTACGCATAGATAATGATGTAGAGGCTATAGTAGGTTTAGGACAACCCGCTTCATGTTCAGAAATAACAGGAGTTGTAGGTCGTTTTTTCGAATCATATCAGTTACTACCGCGTGCCAAAGCAGACATGCCTTGTGCAACGGCTTATGTTCCATTAGACAATGGTGTAGCTGTAGGTAAAGATAAAACTTTTGATGTTGTAGCATGGAATATTGAATGGTTTGGTGATGAAACAAATTCACCAGCCGTGGGTAATCCTCTTTCAGACGCGATTCAAAAAGACAGTGTCTTAACCATTCTAAGAAAAATGGATGCTGATGTGTATGCGGTAGAAGAAATATCTGATGATGTTTTATTTGGACAAATGGTTAGTGAAATGAATGGATATGATTATGTGCTTTCTGAAGCAGTATCCTATCCTAATGATGCTACTGGTACACAGCAAAAAGTTGGATTTATCTATAATACCGCTACCGTTTCTGTAGTGGCAACAAAGCCTTTATTAGCCAGCATTCATCCTTATTACAATGGAGGAGACGATACTGCTTTATCTGACTATCCAGATACCGATAAAACGCGTTTCTATGCTAGTGGACGTTTGCCTTTCTTAATGACGGCAGATGTAACCTTAGCGGGCGTTACAAAGCGTTTTGATATAGTAGCGTTACACGCTAGAGCAAACAGTAGTTCCGGACCACAATCGCGGTATGATATGCGTAAGTATGATGTGGAGGTATTAAAAGATACTTTAGATGCCCAATTTGCAGACGCAAACCTTATTGTCTTAGGAGATTATAATGATGATGTAGATTTCACCGTAGCAGATGAGGTTAGCTCTACTGTAAGTACTTTTAATGCTTATGTTCAAGATACTGTAAATTATAGTATTCTTACGAAGGTATTGAGTGAAGGAGATTATCGCTCGTATGTGTTCAGAGAAAACATGATAGATCATATTACGGTCTCTGATGAATTATCAGCAAGCTATATCGATGGATCTGTTAGTGTAGGATATGAGTTTTATGATACAGATTATACCACAACTGTTTCTGATCACTTCCCGGTTTCAGCCCGTTTTATATTAGAAGAATTACAGATTACAGAGGTGGTTAGTTCAGAAATAAATTGTTCAGGAGAAGCAGCTACCGCAACAGTGCAGGTTAGTGGTGGTGTAGCTCCTTATGCCTATGCTTGGAATGACGGACAAGCAACAGCTACTGCTACAGATTTAAGCAGTGGTTCTTATTCTGTTATAGTTACCGATGCTACTGGTACTACCGTACAAGACTCCATTTATATAGAGACATTTGAACCTATTGAGTTTACAGTAACCGATACAGCAAAAGTATTTTATGGCTATGAGGCTGAAGCTTGTGCAACTATCGGTGTAACAAGTACATGGGGTGGTGTAGCTCCTTATACATATTCTTGGAGCTCTGGAGAAGATACGGAGTCTATTACTGTTTGTCCTAACGAAACTACATTATATACCGTAACAATTACAGATGTTAATGGATGTTCGGTAAGCGGTGAGATTTCGGTAGAAGCAGCGGATGTTTCTTGTGGTAATAACTACAGAAGACCAAAAGTTAGTATGTGTAAAAATGGAAGAACGATATGTGTTTCTGCAAGAGCTGTAGAAATATTGAAGAGAAAAGGATATACATTAGGTTCTTGTACACCTCCAACAGAGAACCCTGGTGGAGATATGGCTTTAAAGATTTATCCGAATCCGTTTACTTCTTATGCTATTGTTCAGCAAGAGAGTACCGAAAAAGGATATGCCACTTATATTGTATATGATTACTATGGTAGGGTAGTCTATAAGTCGTATGATAAGTTAAGACCAGGAACTAACAAATCTGTATTGCCATTATGGTATTTACGCAGTGGTTATTACTTTCTAAAAACTTATGTAAATGGGAATTTAAAAAGTACGGAGCAAATTATTAAGAAATAA
- a CDS encoding LytTR family DNA-binding domain-containing protein: protein MKCIIIDDEPLAIDIITDYCSKLDFIEVVGTFTNPLDAITIIKEKNVDLLFCDIQMPQISGIDFIASLDNKPLFIFTTAYSQYAVEGFELNAVDYLVKPIPYHRFIKAISRAKELLSKKEKPMEGNVFSSHGETNESKKFIFVKAEYESIKINLDEIEYVQGLKDYLKIHITNTNKTVLTLMNFKEILDKLPSNQFLRVHKSFVVNVNFIKTVQRNRIVINDTRIPIGESYKAEFFSVLGL from the coding sequence ATGAAATGTATTATTATAGACGATGAGCCATTAGCAATAGATATCATAACGGATTATTGCAGTAAGCTAGATTTTATAGAGGTCGTAGGCACCTTTACCAATCCGCTAGATGCTATAACTATCATCAAAGAGAAAAATGTAGACCTGCTTTTTTGTGACATACAAATGCCCCAAATTAGTGGAATAGATTTTATAGCGTCCTTAGATAATAAGCCCTTATTTATTTTCACTACGGCCTATTCTCAATATGCTGTAGAAGGCTTTGAGCTTAATGCTGTAGACTACTTAGTAAAACCAATTCCTTATCATCGTTTTATAAAAGCCATTTCAAGAGCTAAAGAACTATTATCAAAAAAAGAAAAACCTATGGAAGGTAATGTGTTTTCATCTCATGGAGAAACCAACGAATCAAAGAAGTTTATATTCGTAAAAGCAGAATATGAAAGTATCAAGATAAATTTAGATGAGATTGAATATGTTCAAGGTTTGAAAGACTATTTGAAAATTCATATCACCAATACCAATAAGACAGTATTGACCCTTATGAATTTTAAAGAGATATTGGATAAACTTCCTTCCAATCAGTTTCTACGTGTACACAAATCGTTTGTGGTCAATGTAAACTTTATTAAGACGGTACAACGGAATAGAATTGTTATCAACGACACTAGAATTCCTATTGGTGAAAGCTATAAAGCAGAATTTTTCTCTGTTTTAGGCTTGTAA
- a CDS encoding sensor histidine kinase: MVLKKRYFWQILIHVILWLFFYGLLLYPFISQERPFPPDLHIRFIFSFLLFYINYYTLIPKLLLKKNVANYIVISIVLIIIFGLIVNIFGNLAFIKTIPTELSGLQKKHLRSENPEFRSFFMSIITFGIPYVVSSLLRIYIEWNRNEDLRKITENEKVNSELQFLKTQLNPHFLFNSLNAIYSLSVKKSEKTSEAIINLSELMRYMLYEADKDLAPLSKEIEYIKNYVQLQRLRLSDTENVLLKISGEDKQKSIAPLLFISFIENAFKYGTDFKGKTNVKISLSIFDDAIHFSVINKIGAYRKEAKNSGVGLTNIKNRLNLLYPDSHELFVENDGLNYCVRLTLKL, encoded by the coding sequence ATGGTTCTAAAAAAAAGGTACTTTTGGCAAATTCTTATTCATGTAATATTATGGCTATTTTTTTATGGCCTTTTATTATATCCATTCATTTCTCAAGAAAGACCATTTCCGCCAGATCTTCATATTCGGTTTATTTTTTCATTTCTATTATTTTATATTAATTACTATACCCTAATTCCTAAGCTTTTATTAAAGAAAAACGTTGCCAATTATATTGTAATCTCTATTGTCTTGATAATCATATTTGGACTCATCGTTAATATTTTTGGAAATTTGGCTTTTATAAAAACTATTCCTACAGAGCTTAGCGGCTTACAAAAAAAACATTTACGTTCAGAAAATCCTGAATTTCGTTCTTTCTTCATGTCCATAATTACTTTTGGTATTCCTTATGTGGTGAGTTCATTGCTTCGTATTTATATTGAGTGGAACCGCAATGAAGATTTACGCAAAATTACAGAGAATGAAAAGGTGAATTCTGAGCTTCAATTTTTAAAAACACAATTGAATCCGCATTTTTTATTCAATTCATTGAATGCTATTTACTCCTTATCTGTAAAGAAATCGGAAAAAACTTCAGAAGCAATTATAAATTTATCAGAACTCATGCGTTATATGTTGTATGAAGCCGATAAAGATTTGGCCCCTTTATCCAAAGAGATCGAGTATATCAAAAACTACGTTCAGTTACAACGCTTACGATTGTCAGACACGGAGAATGTACTTTTAAAAATATCAGGAGAAGACAAACAGAAATCTATTGCTCCTTTATTATTCATATCATTTATAGAAAATGCCTTTAAATATGGTACAGATTTTAAAGGGAAAACCAATGTTAAAATAAGCCTCTCTATTTTTGATGATGCTATTCATTTTAGCGTGATCAATAAAATAGGCGCTTATAGAAAAGAAGCTAAAAATTCTGGTGTTGGACTAACGAATATTAAAAATAGACTTAACTTATTATATCCAGACTCTCATGAGTTGTTTGTGGAGAATGACGGTCTAAACTATTGTGTAAGGCTTACCTTAAAATTATAA
- a CDS encoding DUF4907 domain-containing protein, producing MKKSNLDKTITLAAFTVSLIAISMVIMNYLNTTPVLDSEVFTVQGGFGYQIQAKDRILIKQEYIPAVQGAVPFTSEKDAQLVSSLVINKLLHNESPVITLNDLENLNIEVLNRQ from the coding sequence ATGAAAAAGAGCAATCTAGATAAAACCATAACTTTAGCAGCATTCACAGTATCCTTGATAGCAATTAGTATGGTAATTATGAATTATTTAAATACCACTCCTGTTTTAGATTCAGAAGTTTTTACAGTTCAAGGAGGGTTTGGATATCAAATACAAGCAAAAGATAGAATTTTAATAAAACAAGAGTATATTCCAGCAGTACAAGGTGCAGTTCCTTTTACTTCTGAAAAAGATGCCCAATTGGTTTCAAGTTTAGTGATCAATAAGCTATTACATAATGAGAGTCCTGTCATTACCTTAAACGATTTAGAAAATTTAAATATTGAAGTGTTGAATAGGCAGTAA
- a CDS encoding kelch repeat-containing protein: MKEMTLKYKIAYLFGISLLLVATSCSSDDDDDDTGNWVEKSVFDGSPRSGATSFTIGNIGYMGVGYDGDDYLNSFWAYDIEGNYWSQKADFTGSERNAAAGFTVNDKGYIGSGYDGLDELADFYSYDPGTNAWTQIADFPSTPRRSAIGFGLNGTGYFGTGFDGDNDRKDFWKYNPTTDTWSELVGFGGDKRRAATTFIIDEKAYLATGVSNGVYLTDFWVFDPATEVWTEKLELDEEDDYAITRSNAVGFTLNGYGYIACGDRSGASTSVWEYDPATDTWEVKTSYEGVTRQDPVAFSNSSRAFVGLGRSGTLYLDDLQEFFPFAEYDDED; encoded by the coding sequence ATGAAAGAAATGACATTAAAATATAAGATAGCCTACTTATTTGGTATTAGCTTATTATTAGTAGCAACTAGCTGCTCCAGTGATGACGATGATGATGATACAGGAAACTGGGTAGAAAAGTCTGTTTTTGATGGAAGCCCTAGAAGTGGAGCAACTAGCTTTACTATTGGTAATATAGGTTACATGGGTGTTGGTTATGATGGCGATGACTATTTAAACTCTTTCTGGGCTTATGATATAGAAGGTAATTACTGGTCGCAAAAAGCAGATTTTACAGGTTCTGAACGAAATGCAGCAGCAGGATTTACTGTTAATGACAAGGGGTATATTGGTTCTGGGTATGATGGTTTGGATGAATTAGCAGATTTCTATTCGTATGACCCAGGAACTAATGCGTGGACACAGATTGCCGATTTCCCGTCTACGCCTAGAAGAAGCGCTATTGGATTTGGCTTAAATGGTACTGGGTATTTCGGTACTGGATTTGATGGTGATAATGATCGTAAAGATTTTTGGAAATACAACCCAACTACAGATACATGGTCGGAGCTAGTAGGTTTTGGCGGAGATAAGAGACGTGCTGCTACTACATTTATTATAGACGAAAAGGCCTATTTAGCAACTGGAGTTTCTAATGGGGTTTACCTTACGGATTTCTGGGTTTTTGATCCTGCTACAGAAGTTTGGACAGAGAAGTTAGAATTAGATGAAGAAGATGATTATGCTATTACCCGCAGTAACGCCGTTGGTTTTACGCTTAATGGCTATGGCTATATCGCTTGTGGAGATCGTAGTGGTGCTAGTACTTCTGTTTGGGAATATGATCCTGCTACAGATACTTGGGAAGTAAAAACAAGCTATGAAGGGGTTACCAGACAAGATCCTGTAGCTTTCTCAAATTCTTCAAGAGCCTTTGTTGGTTTAGGAAGATCAGGAACTTTATATTTAGATGATTTACAGGAATTCTTCCCTTTTGCAGAATATGACGATGAAGATTAA
- a CDS encoding DUF4270 family protein, with protein sequence MINKLWLFSTIVLLGLLGSCSDDLNDSDFLAGDLFTDSNIRVVLIDTLTVNAATVKFDSIITSTSSRALIGQYTDPVFGTVRSGTYVGLLPNSYTIDTEAEFDSIVLFLKYDSYYYSDTTNTNTIHIKRLTENFDPDENNAFYNTSSVAYDDLDLGTLSYTPRPQSSDSLEIKLSDDLGLEFFENLQGKIITNTAEFTNEFKGIALLPGTDDNGSVIGFSKATTDFYMRLYYSTSGETDRDQSYTDIILNTSDTPNPFFNAISATDPLDYLQTLTNGELSLSSDASDNKTFIQSGTGIATKIELPYLKTVNNVGGQGTLLKAVLKITPVIGSYTDFLSLEDYMSVYLIDKNNDITSQLYNTDASTVTAILNTENQEYNDIYYEIDLTTYIESILTTDLNSDQSLLLIPEDFSNTVDRFILNGTLNSSTKTKLELTYAVYDEEN encoded by the coding sequence ATGATAAACAAATTGTGGCTTTTTAGCACAATAGTACTACTAGGTTTACTAGGTAGTTGTAGTGATGACCTTAATGATTCTGATTTTTTAGCGGGAGATTTGTTTACAGATAGTAATATTAGAGTAGTTCTTATTGACACCTTAACCGTCAATGCCGCTACCGTAAAGTTTGATAGCATCATTACCTCGACATCCAGCCGTGCTTTAATTGGCCAGTATACCGATCCTGTTTTTGGAACAGTTCGCAGCGGTACCTATGTAGGTCTCTTACCTAATTCTTATACCATTGATACAGAAGCAGAGTTTGATAGCATTGTCCTATTTTTAAAATATGACAGCTACTATTATAGTGATACCACAAATACGAATACCATTCACATAAAGCGTCTTACAGAAAACTTTGACCCAGATGAGAATAATGCATTCTACAATACCAGCTCCGTTGCTTATGATGATTTAGATTTGGGAACTTTGAGTTATACACCAAGGCCACAATCATCAGATTCCTTAGAAATAAAATTATCAGATGACTTGGGTCTAGAATTTTTTGAGAACCTACAAGGTAAAATCATTACAAATACAGCAGAGTTTACCAATGAATTTAAAGGTATTGCTTTACTTCCCGGTACTGATGATAATGGTTCTGTCATAGGTTTTTCAAAAGCAACTACCGATTTTTATATGCGACTTTATTACTCTACATCAGGAGAAACAGATAGAGATCAAAGCTACACTGATATAATACTTAACACTTCCGATACTCCTAACCCATTTTTTAATGCTATTTCGGCCACAGATCCTTTAGATTATTTACAAACACTTACGAATGGTGAGCTTAGCTTATCTAGTGATGCTAGTGATAACAAAACATTTATTCAATCTGGAACAGGTATAGCCACTAAAATAGAGCTACCATATCTTAAAACGGTAAATAATGTAGGCGGACAAGGTACTTTATTAAAAGCAGTTTTAAAAATTACGCCTGTGATTGGTTCGTATACTGATTTTCTTTCTTTAGAAGATTACATGTCTGTGTATCTGATAGATAAAAATAATGATATCACGAGCCAGTTATACAATACCGATGCTTCTACCGTAACTGCTATCTTAAATACAGAAAACCAAGAGTACAATGACATTTATTACGAAATAGATTTGACCACTTATATAGAAAGTATACTGACTACCGATCTAAATTCTGATCAATCACTACTCTTAATTCCTGAAGATTTTTCCAATACTGTAGACCGGTTTATATTAAATGGTACGCTAAACTCCAGTACAAAAACAAAACTAGAACTTACATATGCAGTTTACGATGAAGAAAATTAA